Proteins co-encoded in one Myripristis murdjan chromosome 4, fMyrMur1.1, whole genome shotgun sequence genomic window:
- the zbtb7a gene encoding zinc finger and BTB domain-containing protein 7A, producing MFQAMRRCQDQRSRRTDGRTDTRAAAVLGGSAAGWWKMSSGAGGRGGRRLRGTAGGGGGGGRGGAGEAEEGPVGIPFPEHSADILGSLNKQRLSGLLCDVLLVTQEREFPAHRSVLASCSSYFHKLFTSGAAADQQNVYTIDFVTAEALGALLDFAYTATLTVSHSSVADILAAARLLEIPPVQDVCTHLLDTKVLSPPAGSERRDEDEEEEEGKGRGGGEQGNRLRAREYLEYFQRGAHWSSSCSTPELRDLPTHLHFNHGNGGPRSNGAPGGPNEYYSPLAIALAQAPTQEPEEEEEDEEEEEDGEAVQGETRDWPRGNGGSLASSYYPPSQNGHFYLPPESRLGQETEGEEGGRDVMERDRGSASALLQQMMDSIERQKGHAEAGEEQGDGDDPDMEFYLNYFNSTQHENAVSAAVTQVVPPVWLSRGSTGQEREGGGGERGGGGERGGGGGGGGGGGGGERKMRSKAFQKCPICSKVIQGAGKLPRHIRTHTGEKPYECAICKVRFTRQDKLKVHMRKHTGEKPYLCTQCGAAFAHNYDLKNHMRVHTGLRPYQCSSCFKTFVRSDHLHRHLKKDGCNGIPSRRGRKPRVREPGLLEAPLGLLGPGAATGTGPGPRGVRGRRRSEAIPAAEMEGAAGAHAHSPQPQERAVEVGP from the exons ATGTTTCAAGCCATGAGGAGGTGTCAGGATCAG AGAAGCAGACGTACAGACGGCAGGACGGATACACGGGCGGCGGCTGTGCTAGGTGGCTCGGCGGCAGGCTGGTGGAAGATGTCGTCAGGAGCCGGCGGGAGGGGCGGCAGGCGGCTCAGGGGGACGGCAGGCGGCGGGGGcggaggagggcgaggaggggCCGGGGAGGCGGAGGAAGGCCCCGTGGGGATCCCTTTCCCTGAGCACAGTGCCGACATCCTGGGCAGCCTCAACAAGCAGCGGCTGAGCGGCCTGCTCTGTGACGTGCTGCTGGTCACGCAGGAGCGCGAGTTCCCGGCCCACCGCTCCGTGCtggcctcctgcagctcctACTTCCACAAGCTCTTCACGTCAGGGGCCGCCGCCGACCAACAGAACGTCTACACCATTGACTTCGTGACGGCGGAGGCACTGGGAGCCTTGCTGGACTTTGCCTACACGGCCACCTTGACGGTCAGCCACAGCAGCGTGGCCGACATCCTCGCTGCCGCCCGACTGCTGGAAATCCCACCTGTCCAGGACGTCTGTACGCACCTGCTGGACACCAAAGTGCTCTCCCCGCCG GCGGGCAGTGAGCGAAGagatgaagacgaggaggaggaggaggggaagggcaGAGGAGGCGGGGAGCAGGGGAATCGGCTGCGGGCCCGGGAGTACCTGGAGTACTTCCAGAGAGGGGCGcactggagcagcagctgcagcacgcCAGAGCTCAGGGACCTGCCCACACACCTGCACTTTAACCACGGCAATGGGGGGCCCCGCAGCAATGGGGCCCCCGGTGGCCCCAATGAGTACTACTCCCCTCTGGCTATTGCCTTGGCCCAGGCCCCCACACaagagccagaggaggaggaggaggatgaagaagaagaggaagacggGGAGGCAGTGCAGGGTGAAACAAGAGACTGGCCGCGGGGGAACGGAGGAAGCCTGGCGTCATCTTACTACCCTCCATCACAAAACGGGCACTTCTACCTCCCCCCTGAGTCCAGGCTGGggcaggagacagagggggaggaggggggcagggaTGTGATGGAGAGGGATCGAGGTTCAGCCAGTGCCCTCCTGCAGCAAATGATGGACTCCATCGAGAGGCAGAAGGGCCACGCAGAGGCGGGGGAGGAACAGGGGGACGGGGACGACCCTGACATGGAATTTTACTTGAATTATTTCAACAGCACGCAGCACGAGAACGCAGTTTCTGCCGCTGTGACACAGGTAGTGCCGCCTGTCTGGTTATCACGGGGCAGCACGGGccaagaaagagagggagggggaggagagagggggggaggcggggagagaggaggtggaggtggtgggggaggaggaggaggtggaggagagaggaagatgcGCTCTAAGGCCTTCCAGAAGTGCCCCATATGCTCCAAGGTCATTCAAGGAGCAGGCAAGCTACCCCGCCACATCCGAACGCACACGGGAGAGAAACCCTATGAATGCGCCATCTGCAAAGTGCGCTTTACCAG GCAAGACAAGCTCAAGGTTCACATGAGGAAGCATACAGGAGAGAAGCCTTACCTGTGTACACAGTGTGGGGCCGCCTTTGCTCACAACTACGACCTGAAGAACCACATGCGCGTTCACACTGGCCTGCGCCCCTACCAGTGCTCCAGCTGCTTTAAGACTTTTGTGCGCTCAGACCACCTGCACCGCCACCTCAAGAAGGACGGGTGCAACGGCATCCCCTCCCGTCGAGGCCGAAAACCTCGGGTGCGAGAGCCCGGGCTCCTGGAGGCCCCCCTGGGTCTGCTGGGCCCTGGCGCTGCCACTGGTACTGGCCCTGGGCCTCGTGGCGTCAGGGGACGGCGGCGCTCAGAGGCGATCCCAGCAGCGGAGATGGAGGGCGCTGCTGGAGCCCATGCACACAGTCCTCAGCCGCAGGAGAGGGCAGTGGAGGTGGGACCCTGA
- the map2k2a gene encoding dual specificity mitogen-activated protein kinase kinase 2a — translation MAPKRRPVPLNIKPIGEGQATSTTMDAASEANLEALQKKLGELDLDEQQRKRLEAFLTQKAQVGELKDDDFHPICELGAGNGGVVNKVRHKPSSLVMARKLIHLEIKPAIRNQIIRELQVLHECNSPYIVGFYGAFYSDGEISICMEHMDGGSLDQVLKEARRIPEEILGKVSIAVLRGLAYLREKHQIMHRDVKPSNILVNSRGEIKLCDFGVSGQLIDSMANSFVGTRSYMSPERLQGTHYSVQSDVWSMGLSLVELAIGRYPIPPPDAKELEAIFGRPVLDGAEGEPHTNTQRPRPPGRPVSGHGMDSRPAMAIFELLDYIVNEPPPKLPHGVFTSDFQEFVTKCLIKNPAERADLKMLMSHTFIKRSEVEEVDFAGWLCKTMGLNQPSTPTRSSD, via the exons ATGGCTCCCAAAAGAAGACCCGTTCCCCTGAACATAAAGCCCATTGGGGAGGGACAGGCCACCTCTACCACCATGGATGCTGCATCCGA AGCCAACCTCGAGGCCTTACAAAAGAAACTGGGTGAACTGGACctggatgagcagcagaggaaaCGACTGGAGGCTTTCCTCACCCAGAAAGCTCAGGTTGGGGAGCTGAAGGATGATGACTTCCACCCTATCTGTGAGCTGGGCGCTGGAAACGGAGGAGTGGTCAACAAGGTCCGCCACAAGCCCTCCAGTTTGGTCATGGCTCGAAAG TTGATCCATCTGGAAATCAAGCCTGCCATCAGGAATCAGATTATCAGAGAGCTGCAGGTGCTGCATGAGTGCAACTCCCCTTATATTGTGGGCTTCTATGGGGCTTTCTACAGCGATGGAGAGATCAGCATCTGTATGGAGCACATG GATGGTGGATCCTTGGACCAGGTCCTGAAAGAAGCGAGAAGAATCCCAGAGGAAATCCTGGGCAAAGTTAGCATAGCT GTACTGAGGGGGTTGGCCTACCTGCGAGAGAAGCACCAGATCATGCACAGAG ATGTCAAGCCCTCCAACATCCTGGTCAACTCTCGTGGGGAGATCAAGCTGTGTGACTTTGGCGTGAGCGGCCAGCTCATCGATTCCATGGCCAACTCCTTCGTTGGAACGCGCTCCTACATGTCG CCGGAGAGACTGCAGGGCACTCACTACTCGGTTCAGTCGGATGTGTGGAGCATGGGCCTGTCTCTGGTGGAGCTGGCGATCGGCCGCTACCCCATCCCCCCACCAGACGCCAAGGAGCTGGAGGCCATCTTTGGACGGCCCGTTCTGGACGGGGCCGAGGGAGAACCTCACACCAACACGCAAAGGCCCAGACCACCGGGCAGGCCCGTGAGCG GACACGGGATGGACAGTCGACCCGCCATGGCTATCTTTGAACTTCTGGACTACATCGTGAACGAG CCCCCTCCTAAGCTGCCACATGGTGTCTTCACTTCCGACTTCCAGGAATTTGTAACAAAATG TCTGATCAAGAACCCAGCGGAGAGGGCAGATCTGAAGATGCTGATG AGTCACACGTTCATCAAGCGatcagaggtggaggaggtggactTTGCTGGCTGGTTATGTAAAACCATGGGTCTGAACCAGCCCAGCACCCCGACCCGCAGCAGCGACTGA